One window from the genome of Armatimonadota bacterium encodes:
- a CDS encoding sugar phosphate isomerase/epimerase, protein MPMRVEFYLSSSAFRQGPGEVAAYARAHNYGGVEWYLDLLRLPVAPSARAKLFDRMRGDGLGARFHAPAADVELGHRDPAIADTSLRYLLMYIEFVAEMAPTILTVHVGSRAIPMEMLHWERALDHLRRAAEAGRERGVTVCLENLKGGWTSDPNRLLAMAEAAGCAITFDLGHAAASPYIQEGGTLEAFHAVIRPRITNAHIYKIETPDGQHLPLEDAGCHGPTLDALLAGGHHIWVLELSAREDLEQTRRALRAYEQG, encoded by the coding sequence GTGCCCATGCGGGTCGAGTTCTACCTTTCCTCATCCGCGTTCCGGCAGGGGCCGGGTGAGGTCGCGGCGTATGCCCGCGCGCACAACTACGGCGGCGTCGAGTGGTACCTCGACCTGCTGCGCCTGCCGGTCGCCCCGTCGGCCCGGGCGAAGTTGTTCGACCGCATGCGGGGTGACGGCCTGGGCGCCCGCTTCCACGCGCCGGCCGCCGACGTGGAGCTGGGGCACCGTGACCCGGCCATCGCTGATACATCGCTGCGCTACCTCCTTATGTACATTGAGTTCGTGGCCGAGATGGCGCCGACGATCCTGACAGTCCACGTGGGCTCGCGCGCGATCCCCATGGAGATGCTGCACTGGGAGCGCGCGCTGGATCACCTGCGCCGGGCTGCGGAGGCCGGCCGGGAGCGCGGCGTGACGGTCTGTCTGGAGAACCTCAAGGGTGGATGGACCAGCGACCCCAACCGGCTGCTGGCCATGGCCGAAGCCGCCGGTTGCGCGATCACATTTGACCTGGGGCACGCCGCCGCCAGCCCGTACATCCAGGAGGGCGGCACACTTGAAGCCTTCCACGCCGTGATCCGGCCGCGGATCACAAACGCGCACATCTACAAGATCGAGACGCCCGACGGCCAGCACCTTCCCCTGGAGGACGCTGGCTGTCACGGCCCGACGCTCGACGCGCTGCTGGCGGGCGGGCATCACATCTGGGTGCTCGAACTCTCGGCCCGCGAGGATCTGGAGCAGACGCGACGGGCCCTGCGCGCCTACGAGCAGGGATAG